Proteins from one Mycteria americana isolate JAX WOST 10 ecotype Jacksonville Zoo and Gardens chromosome 1, USCA_MyAme_1.0, whole genome shotgun sequence genomic window:
- the DNAJC28 gene encoding dnaJ homolog subfamily C member 28, with protein MLTNNIGHRLTVRQAMIPRNLKPFPYICGNRMLSGYKPKRSIKDSYKILELEEGCSLDDIRNSYRNLAKKYHPDSGSATADSEAFVKVEEAYRVVLSDVATKKKSNENNEDEEDPFKSKAPQHRHYLSFEGVGFGTPSQREKQYMQFRVDRATEQVLEYRKQRLENQYAVTDLMKAKDVRQSKKVKITQAVERLVEDLIQESMAKGDFDNLSGKGKPLQKFSDCPHIDPMTHNLNRILIDNGYQPEWILMQKEIRETIEQLRKSIVASRSKLGGPMTPYRQKQWNGVCEQFIEDIRKLNKRVDNFNLVVPILSRQMVHFSADKEIVRAQKTYEALMESREASNSDTKENEEENVKRFGWKSSLFKWLNLTLK; from the coding sequence ATGCTGACTAACAACATAGGGCATCGTTTAACAGTACGTCAAGCAATGATTCCAAGAAACCTGAAGCCATTTCCCTATATTTGTGGCAACAGAATGTTGTCGGGTTACAAACCTAAAAGGAGCATCAAGGACTCTTACAAAATTCTTGAGCTTGAGGAAGGATGTTCCCTTGATGATATCAGAAACTCATATCGAAATCTTGCTAAAAAATACCATCCAGACAGCGGTTCTGCCACGGCTGATTCCGAAGCATTTGTGAAAGTAGAAGAAGCATACAGAGTTGTGCTCAGTGATGTGGCaaccaaaaagaaatcaaacGAGAATAATGAAGACGAGGAAGATCCATTCAAATCAAAAGCACCACAGCATAGACACTACTTGAGTTTTGAAGGCGTTGGTTTTGGAACACCaagccaaagagaaaagcagtacATGCAATTTCGAGTAGACCGTGCTACTGAACAAGTGTTGGAGTACCGGAAGCAGAGACTTGAAAACCAATACGCTGTGACTGACCTAATGAAAGCCAAAGATGTGAGGCAGAGCAAAAAGGTGAAAATAACTCAGGCAGTTGAACGGTTGGTTGAGGACCTCATCCAGGAATCGATGGCGAAAGGAGACTTTGACAACCTCAGTGGCAAAGGAAAACCTTTGCAGAAATTTTCAGACTGTCCGCATATTGACCCTATGACTCACAACTTGAACAGGATTCTGATAGACAATGGCTATCAGCCAGAGTGGATCCTGATGCAGAAAGAAATACGGGAAACTATTGAGCAGTTAAGGAAGAGTATAGTGGCATCCAGAAGTAAGCTTGGAGGGCCAATGACACCATATAGGCAAAAGCAATGGAATGGTGTTTGTGAGCAATTTATAGAAGATATcaggaaattaaacaaaagagTTGACAACTTCAATTTAGTTGTTCCTATTCTGAGCAGACAAATGGTGCACTTCAGTGCAGACAAAGAAATTGTTCGAGCACAAAAGACTTACGAAGCTTTGATGGAAAGCAGAGAGGCTTCTAATTCAgacacaaaggaaaatgaagaggaaaatgttaaaaGGTTTGGGTGGAAGTCATCTCTATTTAAGTGGTTAAACCTTACATTGAAATAA